A stretch of Manis javanica isolate MJ-LG chromosome 1, MJ_LKY, whole genome shotgun sequence DNA encodes these proteins:
- the MRPL33 gene encoding large ribosomal subunit protein bL33m: MLLSAVTFAKSKSKTILVKMLSQAGTGFCFNAKRNRLQEKLTLLHFDPIVKKRVLFVEQKKIRSL, translated from the exons ATGCTCCTGTCCGCGGTCACCT TTGCCAAGAGCAAGTCAAA aaccattcTGGTGAAAATGCTGAGCCAAGCTGGGACAGGGTTCTGCTTCAATGCTAAGAGAAACCGACTACAGGAGAAACTGACGCTGTTGCATTTTGATCCAATTG TGAAAAAAAGAGTCCTCTTtgtggaacagaaaaaaatacgcTCCCTCTAA